A single Pseudoalteromonas phenolica DNA region contains:
- a CDS encoding DUF294 nucleotidyltransferase-like domain-containing protein, with protein MTPEVAEVAKFVALQAPFSQLPEAATHYFVSHLEIVYLNKDNQSQWLKSTEPNLYLVRSGQYDLVNAKEEVITQIAEGDYFGFPSLLTGDAIQNRIEVSTPGLIYILNQTSFDYLRREYKAFEQHFVRAHANRLLSSHYQQKSDNWSEKKISELLTRKAITLGPDASIRDAAVKMSDHGVSSIMVTEQESLIGVLTDRDLRNRVLAKDVDPNIAINQVMTGKPKFIFENNRVFSALHLMLKHNIHHLPVLDENYTPLGMLTSTDLLRQQKSDPVQLIGRIYKATSVQQLRLYAQEIPALLKRFSHNIDDISVMGKLLSGLTDALTSRLIRIYQQEHGAAPCAFSFICFGSQAREEQTLHSDQDNGLLLPNNLTEAQRSYFKGMGEFVCEQLVECGIKRCPGNIMASNPECCGTLNEWSERFFKWIKSPTPQAMLNCKIFFDLRFIDGSNELYSDLCVSLERISKNELFFAAMATDINANSVPIGLFQQFKLEKSESKHKYLDLKKRGVVIINDIARLYALKAGVRRANTLERLDALTKFNLISAKDIYNLKDCWRYLTQLRLKTQLNKEGLPGNCIDPEMLTSLEKHQLKEAFYLIKQAQQACAFKFARGSL; from the coding sequence ATGACCCCAGAAGTTGCTGAAGTCGCAAAATTTGTTGCCTTACAGGCGCCGTTTAGTCAGTTACCAGAAGCGGCGACCCACTATTTTGTGTCCCATTTAGAAATTGTTTACTTAAATAAAGACAACCAGTCGCAATGGCTTAAATCAACTGAGCCAAATTTATACTTAGTCCGCTCAGGTCAATATGATCTGGTCAATGCCAAAGAAGAAGTGATCACACAAATCGCAGAAGGTGACTATTTTGGATTCCCGTCTTTATTAACCGGCGATGCCATACAAAATCGCATCGAAGTGTCGACCCCCGGCTTAATCTACATCTTAAACCAAACCAGTTTTGACTATTTACGTCGTGAATATAAGGCGTTCGAACAACACTTTGTGCGCGCTCATGCCAATCGTTTACTGTCATCTCATTATCAGCAGAAAAGCGACAATTGGTCTGAGAAAAAAATCAGTGAGTTATTGACCAGAAAGGCGATAACACTCGGACCTGATGCATCAATTCGTGATGCCGCGGTGAAAATGAGTGATCATGGGGTCTCTTCCATTATGGTCACCGAGCAAGAAAGTCTTATTGGTGTACTCACTGATAGAGACTTGCGTAATCGAGTTCTGGCCAAAGATGTCGACCCTAATATTGCAATAAATCAGGTTATGACGGGCAAGCCAAAATTCATCTTCGAAAATAATCGGGTGTTTTCTGCTTTGCATTTAATGCTCAAACACAACATACATCACTTGCCTGTGCTGGATGAAAATTACACACCACTGGGTATGTTGACCAGCACAGATTTGTTACGTCAGCAAAAAAGCGATCCAGTACAACTGATTGGCCGCATCTACAAAGCGACATCGGTTCAGCAGTTACGCTTGTATGCACAAGAGATCCCTGCATTATTAAAGCGCTTTTCTCATAACATTGATGATATCTCGGTCATGGGCAAGCTATTAAGTGGCCTGACCGATGCTTTGACCAGTCGGTTAATTCGTATTTATCAGCAAGAGCATGGCGCAGCGCCATGTGCGTTTAGTTTTATTTGCTTTGGTTCACAAGCCCGTGAAGAGCAAACTCTGCATTCAGATCAAGACAATGGTTTATTACTACCGAACAATTTAACCGAGGCGCAAAGATCTTATTTCAAAGGAATGGGCGAATTTGTCTGTGAGCAACTGGTTGAATGCGGTATTAAGCGTTGCCCAGGTAATATTATGGCAAGTAACCCTGAATGTTGCGGCACCTTAAATGAGTGGTCAGAGCGATTTTTTAAGTGGATCAAATCCCCCACGCCACAAGCCATGTTGAACTGTAAGATCTTTTTTGATCTACGCTTTATTGATGGTTCGAATGAGCTATATAGTGACTTATGTGTGTCGCTTGAAAGAATAAGCAAAAATGAACTCTTTTTTGCGGCCATGGCCACAGATATTAACGCGAACTCAGTACCGATTGGCTTGTTCCAGCAATTTAAGCTTGAGAAGAGTGAGTCTAAGCATAAGTATTTAGATCTGAAAAAGCGCGGGGTTGTGATCATCAATGATATTGCAAGGCTCTATGCGCTAAAAGCTGGAGTAAGGCGGGCCAATACCCTTGAACGTCTGGATGCACTGACTAAATTTAATCTCATAAGCGCTAAAGACATTTATAACCTCAAAGATTGTTGGCGTTACCTGACACAATTGCGACTCAAAACCCAATTGAATAAAGAGGGCTTGCCGGGCAATTGTATTGATCCAGAAATGCTTACCTCTTTAGAAAAACATCAGTTAAAAGAAGCGTTTTATCTGATTAAGCAAGCACAGCAAGCCTGCGCGTTTAAGTTTGCCAGAGGCAGTTTGTAA
- a CDS encoding exonuclease domain-containing protein: MQKLVQKALRYLKAKGKSLDEVEFVVLDLELTGLDPKAHEIVSAAWVTMRSDRIQLKSARHIINSDVKQLEQSPVFHGIDEQTLSEGVSLKTLMTELCDVLHGKVLVCHNAYLDWGFIRLNSKALGLEALPLAIVDTMQIEKRRQLKQNTELHQDSLTLANCRTRYQLPDYEVHNALTDALATAELLLVLINKIGAGKPLKLSALM; encoded by the coding sequence ATGCAGAAGTTAGTACAAAAAGCGCTTCGCTATTTAAAAGCCAAAGGCAAGTCACTTGATGAAGTGGAGTTTGTGGTTTTAGATCTTGAACTCACAGGGCTCGATCCTAAAGCACATGAAATTGTATCTGCAGCTTGGGTAACAATGCGAAGTGACAGAATTCAATTAAAAAGCGCTAGGCACATCATTAATAGTGACGTGAAGCAGTTAGAGCAGAGCCCAGTTTTTCACGGTATTGATGAGCAAACGCTTAGTGAAGGGGTATCTCTTAAGACGTTAATGACTGAGCTATGTGATGTTTTACATGGTAAGGTTTTAGTGTGTCACAACGCTTATTTAGATTGGGGATTTATCCGATTAAATAGCAAAGCGTTAGGTTTAGAGGCACTTCCTTTGGCCATTGTTGACACCATGCAAATAGAGAAAAGGCGTCAGTTAAAGCAAAACACCGAATTACATCAGGACAGCCTGACTCTGGCGAATTGTCGCACTCGTTATCAACTGCCAGACTATGAGGTGCACAATGCACTCACCGATGCCTTAGCAACAGCCGAGTTGTTGTTAGTCTTAATAAATAAAATTGGGGCGGGTAAGCCACTTAAACTTTCAGCCTTGATGTGA
- the epd gene encoding erythrose-4-phosphate dehydrogenase gives MAIKLAINGFGRIGRNVVRALYESGRHQDIEIVAINELADPKAVAHLLKYDTSHGRFAYSVSHDAPFLEVNGDKIQLFSESDPAHLPWQALQVDVVLECTGVFHSRLDAQKHLNAGAKKVLFSQPADADVDATIVYGINEEELKAEHTIVSNGSCTTNCIVPVIKVLDDAFGIESGAITTIHASMHDQQVIDAYHSDLRRTRAASQSIIPVDTKLARGIERILPKFEGRFEAIAVRVPTINVTAMDLSVTLNQDVDLDKINQAIQANTEGRLENILSYTEEPLVSVDFNHDAHSCIIDGTQTRVSHKRLVKLLVWCDNEWGFANRMLDTAEAMMAAK, from the coding sequence ATGGCAATAAAACTGGCAATAAATGGGTTTGGTCGTATTGGACGCAATGTTGTGCGTGCATTATACGAGTCAGGCCGCCATCAAGATATTGAAATCGTGGCTATTAACGAATTAGCCGATCCCAAAGCCGTTGCGCATTTACTTAAATATGATACCTCTCACGGTCGTTTTGCTTACTCGGTTTCGCATGATGCACCTTTCTTAGAAGTAAATGGCGATAAGATCCAATTGTTTAGTGAGTCAGATCCGGCTCATTTACCTTGGCAGGCTTTGCAAGTTGATGTGGTACTTGAGTGTACTGGTGTGTTCCACAGTCGCTTAGACGCTCAAAAACACCTAAATGCAGGCGCTAAAAAAGTTTTATTCTCACAACCTGCCGATGCAGATGTTGATGCAACCATAGTGTATGGCATTAACGAAGAAGAGCTTAAAGCTGAGCACACAATTGTTTCTAATGGTTCTTGTACAACCAACTGTATTGTACCTGTGATCAAAGTCCTTGATGATGCCTTTGGCATTGAATCGGGTGCAATTACTACGATCCATGCGTCGATGCACGACCAGCAAGTGATCGATGCATATCACAGTGATTTACGCCGTACTCGTGCAGCGAGTCAGTCAATTATTCCAGTCGATACTAAATTAGCCCGTGGCATTGAGCGCATCTTGCCTAAATTTGAAGGTCGCTTTGAAGCCATCGCAGTACGTGTTCCGACGATAAATGTGACGGCCATGGATTTAAGTGTTACGCTAAATCAAGACGTTGATTTAGATAAAATAAATCAAGCAATTCAGGCTAATACAGAAGGCCGATTAGAAAATATTTTAAGTTATACCGAAGAGCCTTTGGTGTCGGTAGATTTTAACCATGATGCACATTCTTGTATCATTGACGGCACGCAAACACGCGTAAGTCATAAAAGGTTAGTAAAACTTTTAGTATGGTGTGATAACGAGTGGGGGTTTGCGAACCGTATGCTCGACACCGCTGAGGCCATGATGGCCGCTAAATAA
- a CDS encoding phosphoglycerate kinase, producing MSVIKMADLDLSGKRVLIREDLNVPVKDGKVTSDARIRASLPTIKLALEKGAKVMVMSHLGRPTEGEYNEEFSLQPVVDYLNEALEQNVRLEKDYLNGVEVADNEVVVFENVRFNVGEKKDDEALAKQLAALCDVYVMDAFGTAHRAQASTHGVGLFAEVACAGPLLAAELDALGKALDNPARPLVAIVGGSKVSTKLTVLDSLSTVVDQLVAGGGIANTFVAAAGHPVGKSLFEADLIDEANKLTAAARANDGDIPVPTDVVVGTEFSESAVATIKDVTEVSDEDMIFDIGPDTAQTLAKIIENAGTVVWNGPVGVFEFDQFGNGTEAIANAIAKSNAFSIAGGGDTLAAIDKYGVADEISYISTGGGAFLEFLEGKKLPAVAMLEKRASA from the coding sequence ATGTCAGTCATCAAAATGGCGGATCTAGATTTATCAGGCAAGCGTGTTTTAATTCGTGAAGATTTAAACGTGCCAGTAAAAGACGGCAAAGTAACGTCTGATGCGCGTATTCGCGCTTCACTTCCGACTATTAAACTTGCACTTGAAAAAGGTGCAAAAGTGATGGTGATGTCTCACCTTGGTCGTCCAACTGAGGGCGAATACAATGAAGAATTCTCACTTCAGCCAGTGGTTGATTACCTAAACGAAGCGTTAGAGCAAAACGTACGTTTAGAAAAAGATTACCTAAATGGTGTTGAAGTTGCTGACAATGAAGTGGTTGTATTTGAAAACGTACGCTTCAATGTAGGTGAAAAGAAAGACGACGAAGCACTAGCTAAACAGCTTGCTGCATTATGTGACGTATACGTGATGGATGCATTCGGTACGGCTCACCGTGCTCAAGCGTCTACACATGGCGTTGGTCTATTTGCAGAAGTTGCTTGTGCTGGTCCACTGTTAGCAGCTGAACTTGATGCACTAGGTAAGGCACTTGATAACCCAGCACGTCCACTTGTGGCGATTGTAGGTGGTTCAAAAGTATCGACTAAACTGACTGTACTTGATTCACTATCAACTGTGGTTGATCAGCTAGTTGCTGGTGGCGGCATCGCGAACACGTTCGTTGCGGCAGCAGGTCATCCTGTTGGTAAGTCGCTTTTCGAAGCTGATTTAATCGACGAAGCAAACAAATTAACAGCAGCAGCACGTGCTAATGATGGTGACATTCCAGTACCAACAGATGTGGTTGTGGGCACTGAGTTCTCTGAGTCAGCTGTGGCGACTATCAAAGATGTGACTGAAGTATCTGATGAAGACATGATCTTCGATATTGGTCCAGATACAGCACAAACTCTAGCTAAAATCATTGAAAATGCAGGCACGGTTGTGTGGAATGGCCCAGTTGGTGTTTTCGAATTTGACCAGTTTGGTAATGGCACAGAAGCGATTGCTAATGCAATTGCAAAGTCTAATGCCTTCTCTATTGCAGGTGGCGGTGACACGCTAGCAGCAATTGATAAATATGGCGTTGCAGATGAAATTTCTTACATTTCAACGGGCGGTGGTGCTTTCTTAGAATTCTTAGAAGGGAAAAAACTACCAGCTGTTGCTATGCTTGAGAAAAGAGCAAGCGCGTAA
- the fba gene encoding class II fructose-bisphosphate aldolase (catalyzes the reversible aldol condensation of dihydroxyacetonephosphate and glyceraldehyde 3-phosphate in the Calvin cycle, glycolysis, and/or gluconeogenesis) — MALISMRQLLDHAAEHGYGVPAFNVNNQEQMRAIMEAADKTNSPVIVQGSAGARAYAGAPFIRHMILAAVEEWPHIPVVMHQDHGTSPGVCQRSIQLGFSSVMMDGSLMEDGKTPSSYEYNVDVTRRTVEMAHACGVSVEGELGVLGSLETGEAGEEDGIGAEGKLTEDQLLTDPEEAADFVKKTGVDALAIACGTSHGAYKFTRPPTGDILAINRIKEIHARIPDTHLVMHGSSSVPQEWLAVINEFGGEIPETYGVPVDQIVEGIKYGVRKVNIDTDLRLASTGAIRRHLAHNPSNFDPRKFLAEATKAMTEICVARYEAFGTAGNAAKIKPISLDDMHLKYLSGELDPQIK; from the coding sequence ATGGCTTTAATCAGTATGCGTCAACTTCTTGATCATGCAGCAGAGCATGGTTACGGCGTTCCAGCGTTCAACGTTAACAACCAAGAGCAGATGCGTGCCATCATGGAAGCGGCTGATAAAACAAACAGCCCAGTGATCGTTCAAGGCTCTGCGGGCGCACGTGCTTATGCAGGCGCACCTTTCATTCGTCATATGATTTTAGCGGCTGTAGAAGAATGGCCACATATCCCAGTTGTTATGCACCAAGACCATGGTACATCTCCAGGTGTATGTCAGCGTTCTATCCAATTAGGTTTCTCATCAGTGATGATGGATGGTTCTTTAATGGAAGATGGTAAAACACCTTCTTCATATGAATACAATGTAGACGTAACACGTCGTACAGTTGAAATGGCGCATGCATGCGGTGTGTCTGTTGAGGGTGAGCTAGGTGTACTTGGTTCACTAGAAACAGGTGAAGCTGGCGAAGAAGACGGCATTGGTGCTGAAGGTAAGCTAACTGAAGATCAACTATTAACTGATCCTGAAGAAGCTGCAGACTTCGTTAAGAAAACAGGCGTAGATGCGCTAGCAATCGCGTGTGGTACATCACATGGTGCTTACAAGTTCACACGTCCACCAACAGGTGACATCTTAGCAATCAACCGCATCAAAGAGATCCACGCTCGTATCCCTGATACTCACTTAGTTATGCATGGTTCTTCTTCTGTACCGCAAGAGTGGTTAGCAGTAATCAATGAATTTGGTGGTGAGATCCCTGAAACTTACGGTGTACCAGTTGATCAAATCGTAGAAGGCATCAAGTACGGTGTGCGTAAAGTAAACATCGATACAGACTTACGTTTAGCATCAACAGGTGCTATCCGTCGTCACCTTGCACACAACCCATCTAACTTTGATCCACGCAAATTCTTAGCTGAAGCGACGAAAGCAATGACTGAGATCTGTGTTGCGCGTTATGAAGCGTTTGGCACTGCGGGTAATGCTGCGAAGATCAAACCAATCTCACTAGACGATATGCACCTGAAATATTTATCAGGTGAGCTTGATCCACAGATCAAGTAA
- the phoB gene encoding phosphate regulon transcriptional regulator PhoB — protein sequence MSRKVLVVDDEAPIREMLVFVLEQNGFQAIEAEDYDSAMAAMVEPYPDMVLLDWMLPGGSGIQIAKKFKQSEFTRQIPIIMLTARGEEEDKVKGLEVGADDYVTKPFSPKELMARIKAVIRRVSPTSLEEAIEVHGLRLDPISHRVTSAGNELDMGPTEFRLLHFFMTHPERVYSREQLLDHVWGTNVYVEDRTVDVHIRRLRKAIAPLGHDRLVQTVRGAGYRFSSKM from the coding sequence ATGTCACGTAAAGTACTTGTAGTTGATGATGAAGCACCAATCAGAGAAATGTTGGTTTTCGTATTGGAGCAAAATGGATTTCAGGCAATAGAAGCTGAAGATTATGATTCGGCTATGGCTGCAATGGTAGAGCCATACCCTGATATGGTTTTACTAGACTGGATGCTTCCGGGCGGCAGCGGTATTCAAATTGCTAAAAAGTTTAAGCAAAGTGAATTCACGCGTCAGATCCCTATCATCATGTTAACTGCACGCGGTGAAGAAGAAGATAAAGTAAAAGGACTTGAGGTAGGTGCAGATGACTATGTGACTAAACCTTTCTCTCCTAAAGAATTAATGGCACGTATTAAGGCGGTTATTCGTCGTGTGTCTCCAACCTCACTTGAAGAAGCCATAGAAGTGCATGGTTTACGTTTAGACCCTATTTCACACCGAGTAACGTCGGCGGGCAATGAATTAGACATGGGTCCAACAGAGTTCCGTTTACTACACTTCTTTATGACACACCCTGAGCGTGTTTACAGCCGCGAGCAATTATTAGATCATGTTTGGGGTACCAACGTGTATGTTGAAGATCGCACTGTTGATGTGCATATTCGACGTCTACGAAAAGCAATTGCGCCACTAGGACATGACAGACTAGTGCAAACTGTTCGCGGCGCTGGTTACCGTTTTTCTAGTAAAATGTAA
- the phoR gene encoding phosphate regulon sensor histidine kinase PhoR produces MYRVINKQALVKRLFLYFIPLALVGVLIGAPFILLFLGAIALLLWHYHQLYRLSDWLLNQRSFNPPEGEGAWEQIFEGIYHLQHRNRKKRNELAELIRRFREGAEAVPDAVVVLQTDLSIIWCNQLALKVLGLQWPTDHGQRLDNLVRDPKFAKYMNKQKFDEPLELEVSHNQEQTLEFRVMPYAGQLMMVVRDISRLKQLEQMRKDFVANVSHELRTPLTVVTGYLEMMDEENLPPPSMWAKAHQTMIEQCHRMDSLVNQLLSLSRIEGARKYDNDKPVRVPDMLALIATEANSLNKEKGHEISFDVDPELDIVGAPDELRSAFSNLVFNAVHYTKPNGNIHVQWQIKDDQAHFSVTDNGDGIAPEHINRLTERFYRVDKARSRKTGGSGLGLAITKHVLTRHDSHLNISSEVGKGSCFSFAFPKTRIADYDNK; encoded by the coding sequence ATGTATCGAGTAATTAATAAACAGGCGTTAGTTAAGCGCCTGTTTTTGTATTTTATACCACTGGCTTTAGTGGGCGTCTTAATCGGCGCACCTTTTATCTTGCTATTCTTGGGCGCGATCGCGCTATTACTGTGGCATTATCATCAGCTCTATCGACTCAGTGATTGGCTCCTCAATCAACGTAGTTTTAATCCCCCTGAAGGTGAGGGCGCATGGGAGCAGATCTTTGAAGGGATCTATCATCTACAGCATCGCAACCGAAAAAAACGTAACGAATTGGCTGAGTTGATCCGTCGTTTTCGTGAAGGTGCTGAAGCGGTACCTGACGCAGTCGTCGTATTGCAAACTGATTTAAGCATTATTTGGTGTAATCAGCTTGCGCTGAAAGTATTAGGACTGCAATGGCCAACCGATCATGGTCAGCGCTTAGATAACTTAGTGCGTGATCCAAAATTTGCAAAATACATGAACAAACAAAAGTTCGATGAGCCATTAGAACTTGAGGTATCGCATAATCAAGAGCAAACTCTTGAATTTAGGGTAATGCCTTATGCGGGCCAGCTTATGATGGTGGTTCGCGACATCTCTCGGCTGAAACAGTTAGAGCAGATGCGTAAAGATTTTGTCGCCAATGTATCTCATGAACTTCGTACACCGCTAACGGTAGTGACTGGCTACCTAGAAATGATGGACGAAGAGAATCTGCCACCACCATCAATGTGGGCAAAAGCACATCAAACCATGATTGAGCAATGTCATCGTATGGACAGTTTGGTCAATCAATTACTGTCACTTTCTCGAATAGAGGGGGCACGTAAATACGATAATGACAAACCGGTTAGAGTGCCTGATATGCTGGCACTGATTGCGACCGAAGCGAATTCACTCAATAAAGAAAAAGGGCACGAGATCAGTTTTGATGTTGATCCTGAGCTTGATATTGTCGGTGCACCGGATGAGTTACGTAGCGCCTTTTCGAATTTGGTGTTCAATGCGGTGCATTACACTAAGCCAAACGGCAATATTCATGTGCAATGGCAAATAAAAGATGACCAAGCGCATTTCTCTGTGACTGATAATGGTGATGGCATAGCCCCTGAGCATATTAATAGATTGACTGAGCGCTTTTATCGAGTTGATAAGGCAAGAAGTCGCAAAACAGGTGGTTCAGGCTTAGGTTTAGCCATCACTAAACATGTATTAACGCGTCATGATTCACATTTAAATATCAGCAGTGAAGTAGGTAAAGGTTCTTGTTTTTCTTTTGCTTTTCCAAAAACACGTATTGCTGATTATGACAATAAATAA
- a CDS encoding PstS family phosphate ABC transporter substrate-binding protein translates to MKFKSLVAAMGVAVTTLLSTPASALDEKLPMYNKTSGISGNFSSVGSDTLANMMTFWAEEYKRIYPNVNIQIQAAGSSTAPPALTEATANFGPMSRKMKSKEIEAFEKRYGYKPTEVRVAIDALAVFVHKDNPIKGLRIDQVDAIFSSTRKCGADGEINRWGDVGLNGDWSGKDVQLYGRNSVSGTYGYFKKKALCKGDFRNNVNEQPGSASVVQSISSSINAIGYSGIGYKTSGVRTVPLAKKGDKFVDATLDNVSKGKYPLSRFLYVYVNKHPNKPLSPIEAEFLKMVLSQEGQQIVEKDGYVPLPSKVAAAEMKKLGLL, encoded by the coding sequence ATGAAATTTAAAAGTTTAGTAGCTGCAATGGGTGTAGCGGTAACAACTCTATTATCAACACCAGCATCAGCTTTAGATGAAAAGCTACCTATGTACAATAAAACAAGTGGCATCTCAGGTAACTTCTCATCTGTAGGTTCTGATACGCTTGCAAACATGATGACTTTTTGGGCTGAAGAATATAAGCGTATTTACCCTAACGTAAATATCCAAATTCAAGCAGCGGGTTCTTCAACTGCGCCACCGGCATTAACTGAAGCAACTGCAAACTTCGGTCCTATGAGCCGTAAGATGAAATCAAAAGAAATCGAAGCGTTCGAAAAGCGCTACGGTTACAAGCCAACTGAAGTGCGTGTAGCAATCGATGCATTAGCAGTATTTGTACACAAAGATAACCCAATCAAAGGTCTTCGTATTGACCAAGTTGATGCAATCTTCTCTTCAACACGTAAGTGTGGTGCTGACGGTGAAATCAACCGTTGGGGTGATGTAGGTCTTAACGGTGACTGGTCTGGTAAAGACGTACAGCTTTATGGTCGTAACTCTGTATCAGGTACTTATGGTTACTTCAAAAAGAAAGCACTATGTAAAGGTGACTTCCGTAACAACGTAAATGAGCAACCTGGTTCTGCATCAGTAGTACAGTCAATCTCTTCTTCAATCAATGCAATCGGTTATTCAGGCATTGGTTATAAGACTTCAGGTGTTCGTACTGTACCACTAGCGAAAAAAGGTGATAAGTTCGTAGATGCAACTTTAGATAACGTTTCTAAAGGTAAATACCCACTATCACGTTTCCTATATGTTTACGTGAACAAGCACCCTAACAAACCGCTTTCACCAATCGAAGCTGAATTCTTAAAGATGGTACTTTCTCAAGAAGGTCAGCAAATCGTAGAGAAAGATGGTTATGTACCACTTCCTAGCAAGGTTGCTGCTGCTGAAATGAAGAAGTTAGGTCTTCTATAA
- the panC gene encoding pantoate--beta-alanine ligase, producing the protein MQSVSEIKSLRSQIKAWRQQGLSIAFVPTMGNLHQGHFSLVEKAKTLADKVVVSIFVNPMQFGANEDLDSYPRTLDADKQGLAEIGTALVFTPTVDVMYPNGLAAQSYVDVPDISMGYCGGARPGHFKGVATVVTKLFNMVQPDFACFGEKDFQQLQVIRTMVRDLSMPIEIIGVPTQREVSGLAMSSRNGYLSEQEKDTAKVLYQTLLNAGQSLEQGNKAFDAIELEAKQALEQAGLKPDYFAVAEKDNLKPATLETKEFVILAAAFLGKVRLIDNLQVSA; encoded by the coding sequence ATGCAGTCAGTCAGTGAAATAAAATCGCTTCGCAGCCAAATTAAGGCTTGGCGTCAGCAAGGCTTAAGCATTGCATTTGTGCCAACGATGGGCAATCTTCATCAAGGCCACTTTTCACTTGTAGAAAAAGCGAAAACACTGGCGGATAAAGTCGTTGTGAGTATTTTCGTCAATCCAATGCAATTTGGTGCCAACGAAGATTTAGACAGCTACCCGAGAACATTAGACGCCGACAAACAAGGCCTTGCTGAAATTGGTACTGCGCTTGTGTTTACCCCGACCGTTGATGTTATGTATCCAAATGGGCTAGCTGCGCAAAGTTATGTAGACGTACCTGATATTTCTATGGGTTATTGCGGTGGTGCGCGCCCTGGTCATTTCAAAGGCGTAGCAACCGTCGTTACCAAACTATTCAACATGGTACAGCCAGACTTTGCTTGCTTTGGCGAAAAAGACTTTCAGCAATTACAAGTCATTCGCACAATGGTTCGAGACCTGTCTATGCCAATTGAAATCATTGGTGTACCAACACAGCGAGAAGTATCTGGACTTGCGATGAGCTCCCGTAATGGTTACTTATCTGAGCAAGAGAAAGACACAGCCAAAGTGTTGTATCAAACGTTGTTAAATGCGGGCCAATCGCTTGAACAAGGTAATAAAGCATTCGATGCGATTGAGCTAGAAGCGAAACAAGCACTTGAACAAGCTGGTTTGAAACCTGATTACTTTGCTGTTGCTGAAAAAGACAATTTAAAACCTGCTACACTTGAAACTAAAGAGTTTGTTATTCTTGCGGCCGCTTTCTTAGGCAAAGTGAGACTGATCGATAACTTACAAGTTTCTGCGTAG